In Pirellulales bacterium, the DNA window CTTTATGACGCGCGGGCTGGCGGCGCAATTGCAGGCCGAGCCACGCGCCAGCGCCGATCGGCCCACCCAAAGCGAAGTGCAGCTCGAACGGCTCTCGACCAGTCTGTTGGGGGTCTTGAGTCAACGCTCGCGCTATCAATCGCCGTGGCCGCAGATGCCAGCGTCGTTCGCCACGCTGAGCGAGCTGAACACTGAGTATCTGTTGACCAACGAAGGTCGGCTGGGCTTTGTGTTGTTGCGGATGGCGCGCAATCAAGACAGCTTCACGGGCGCGAGCGAGGCCACTGACACGCTGCGCCAGTTAATCGCCCGCAGTCAGGCGCGGCATCCGGAGGTGAAGATCGGCCTGACCGGCTTGCCGATCATGGAAGACGACGAGATGCGCTCCAGCCAAAGCTCAATGTTTTGGGCCAGCGTGCTGTCGTTCATCGGCGTGGGTTTGTTGTTCATCGCCGGCTTTGGCGGACTGCGGCACGCGCTGCTTGCCAATCTGGTGCTGTTGATCGGCATGGCCTGGTCGTTTGGCTATGTGACTCTGGTCGTCGGCCATTTGAACATCTTGAGCGTTTCGTTCACGGTGACGCTGATCGGCATCGGCATCGACTATGGCATTCACTACATCGCGCGCTATATGCAGCTACGCGAGCACATGCGCAACGCGGGCGACGCGCTGGTGGCGACCAGCCGCACCATCAGCCCGGCGATTCTCACCGGCGCGGTGGCCACGGCCATTTCGTTCTTTGCGGCGGGCAGCACCAGCTTCACCGGAGTCGCCGAGTTAGGCATCATCGCCGGCGGCGGCATCTTGCTGTGCGCGGTGGCCCAGTTGGTCGTTTTGCCCGCCACCGTGCAACTGATCGATCGCACGTCGTGGGGCCGGTCGATGCCGCAGCCGCTGCCGGTGCATAGTTGGATCGAACCTTTAATGCGCGCGCCGCGGGCCTTGTGCCTGGTGACGAGCCTGGCCACGGTCTTCGTCAGCGCGGGCATGACACGGCTATGGTACGACAGCAACCTGCTCAACATGCAGCCCGAGGGGCTGGAAAGCGTGGAGCTGGAGCGCAAGCTGCTGGCCGAGACGAATCAAAGCGTGTGGTACGCGTTGTCGATGGCCGACAGCCGCGAAGAGCTGCTGGCGCGCAAGGCGCAGTTTTTGAAGATGCCATCGGTGGAGCGCACAGAAGAGATCGTGTCGATGTTGCCGGCCGATCACGCGGAAAAGAAACCCATCATCGCCGAAATCGGCGAGAAGCTGAGCAACCTGCCGGAGCGGCCGCCCGTCATCATGGTCGATCGGCCCGATGAGTTGGGGCGGATCTTTGGCGGCATTCAAGATCAACTGGTCCGCGCGGGCCGCAGCGCCGTCACCGCGCGCAACATCGAGCAGATACGCGACATTCTGCGCCGCATGCCGGTGGCCGATTGCTACCGCGCGGTGTACCAATTTCAGCAGCACATGGCGGGCGATCTGCTGACCCGCCTGTACGCCTTGCGCTCAATGGCCAACCCCGAGCCGCCAAAGCTCGACGACCTGCCGCCGAGCTTGGTGCATCGCTTTGTTGGGCAACATGGCCGCTACCTGCTCAAGATCTATGGCCGCGGCAATATCTGGGACATGGAAGCCCTCGGCCGTTTTGTACACGACGTGCGCAAGGTGGATCCGCGCGTGACGGGCAATCCGCTGCAAGCGTACGAGGCTTCGCTCGAAATGAAGCAGAGCTACCAGATGGCCGCGCTGTACGCTGGCGTGATTATTGTGACGCTGCTGGCGTTCGACTTCCGCAGTCTCAAATACGCCTGTCTGGCGGCGACGCCGCTCTTGGTGGGGCTATTCCAGATGTTCGGTCTGTTGGGCTGGCTCGATATTCCGCTGAATCCCGCCAATCTGATCGCGCTGCCGCTGATTCTTGGCATTGGCGTCGACTACGGCGTGCATATCGTGCATGACTACCGCGAACAGCGCGGGCCCTATCGCATGAGTCCCTCGACCGCCGTGGCGGTGCTCGTCGATTCGCTCACCACCATCGTTGGTTATGGCGCGTTAATGATCGCCAGCCACAAGGGCTTGCAGAGCCTGGGGCGGGTGCTGTCGATCGGCGTCACTTGTTGCTTGTTCACGTCGATCATCATGTTGCCGGCGCTACTGCGCTGGATGACGCGGCATCGCAGCGAAGTGGACGACGACGCCGAATTGAACGACGCCGATCGGCACTTGCTCAGGCCGTATCGCCGCGTCGATGGCGCTCACCCGCCCGGTTATCAGCCCCATACGCCGGTGCGGACACCGCAACCGCTGCCAGAGGTTCGCGTCGCTTAAGCCTGCATTGGCTCGCAAAGAATCACACCGCGCATCACACCAGGTCGCGCAGGCTGGCGATGCCCAACGGTTCGCGGCTGGCCAACGGCTCGCCATACTCCTTGCCGATCGACCAGCCCCAAAACGCGGCCTGATCGCGCAGCCGCTCGATGAAGTTGGGACGCGCGTCCTCGCGCCCCGCGATGAACTGGCTGTGATAGCACTCGATCGCCGCCCGCTTCTTTTCCCAGTGACGGCTGATGTCGATCACGATCGCCGGCTCGGGCACGATGCGCAGATGCACGCAATAGTAATAGATGATGCGCTCGGGATGATGTGGCTCGCCGGGCAGATCGCTCTTGCTGAGCTTGGCCCAGAAACGGGCCGCCTCGATCAGCGTGGTGGCGGCGACATGATCGGGATGGGCGTCGACCCAGTACGGCGCCAGCAGCCAGCGCGGCCGCGTGCGGCGAATGACGCCCGCCAGCTTGCGGCGCGATTCGAGATCGGCCTCAAGGCTGCGGTTGGCCAGGTCCAGATTCTCGCGCCAGTCGAGGCCCAGGATCTTGGTGGCCGCCGCCGTTTCGCGAGCGCGGGTTTCCAGCGAGCCGTGGGGGGTGGGCTCGCCACTGGTCAGGTCGAGCACGCCCACGCGCAAGCCGTCTTGCTTGAGTTGCAAAATGGTCCCGGCGGCCCCGAGTTCGGCGTCGTCGGGGTGGGGGGCAATCACCAGCACGTCGAGCATGCGGTTTCCTTGGTCGGTCAGAGGTTGGTTGCTAGCTGCCAAAGGCGGCTTGTCATGCTCCCGCTAGCGTCACCGTTGCGCCCAATCTGACCGCTGCCGCGGGAAAGATCAATTGATATGGACCGCGCAGGCGCCATTTGGGACCATTTGGCGCTCAACCTCGCGGGGCGGCACTTTGATTGCGCGCAACATGATCTGTGATTGCCGTCGCCGAAGCATTGCGCTGCCGCTGGCCGCCATCGCGTTGACGATGCTGACCGCCATCGCTGGTTGCAGCGCCGAGGCGCTGCGCGAAGATCGCTTCAACGATCCGGCCTGGACCCAAAATCTGCGCCCCGCTGATCCGGTCAAGTCCGACCCGTGGGGCCTTTCGAGCCGAGCGCGGCAAATCGAATCGAACATGGGCGTTCGCTAAAGGCCCGTTCGTGGCTCAAGCCGACAGCGCCGTTGCTTGCGTAGACCAGACCGCATCGTTAGGCTCGCGACAGCCAGGTTGAATTGCCGCCACGGAGAGCCGAATGTCCGACGCCGATCGATTGTTTGCCGAAGTGCGCGAGCATGCGCGTCAGACCGCGCTGTTGGCGTCGACCGCCAGCGTGCTGGAATGGGACGAGCGCACCTACATGCCCGGCGCCGCCGGCGAGTATCGGGCCGAACAGATTGCGCAGTTGGCGGGCATGGCGCATGCGCGCTGGGTGGACGAGCGCTTTGGCGACAACCTGACGCGACTGGCCGATCAACTGCATGGCGACCGCACGACCGCCATCGGCGCCACGGTCGCCGAACTCAAGCGGCAGTACGACAAGAAGACGCGACTGCCCCAGTCGCTGGTCGAAGAACTGGCGCGCACCTCGATCTTAGGGCAACAGGTATGGAGCGAGGCGCGGCGCGACGACGACTTTGCTCACCTGCGTCCGGTGCTGGAAAAGTTGTTCGACCTCAAACGGGCCGAGGCCGCGGCGCTGGGCTATCGCGATTCGATCTACGACCCCTTGCTCGACGAGTTTGAGCCCGGCGCCTCGACCGCGGAGGTGCGCGCGGTGCTTGCCGCGCTGCGCGACGCGCTGACACCGCTGGCCCGGGCGATCGCCGGCAGCGGACGCCGGCCTGATGTGTCGCTGCTCGAGCGCCAGTACCCGGTGGACGCGCAGCGCGAGTTTGCCCGCGCGGCCGCGGCGCGCGTGGGCTTTGACTTCGCGCGCGGCCGGCTGGACACCACGGCGCACCCGTTTTGCGCCAGTCTGGGACCGCACGACATTCGCCTGACCACGCGCTACAGCGAGCGTGAATTTTGCGACGCCTTTTTTGGCACCTTGCACGAAGCGGGGCACGGACTGTACGAACAAGGACTGCCACCCGACGAGTTTGGCCTGCCGCTGGGCGAAGCGATGTCATTAGGCATTCACGAGTCGCAGTCGCGGCTATGGGAAAACCTGGTGGGCCGCAGTCGGGCGTTTTGGGAGCATTTGTTTCCCGCTGCGCGCAGCGCTTTTCCGCAGACGCTGGCGTCGACTTCGCTGGACGACTTCTACTTCGCCATCAACGACGTGCGGCCGTCGCTCATTCGCGTGGAGGCGGATGAAGTGACCTATAACTTGCATATCTTTGTCCGCTTTGAATTGGAGCAGGCCCTGCTGGCCGATGACCTGCGCGTGGCCGATCTGCCAGCCGCCTGGAACGAAAGGTATCGCGACTATCTCGGCCTCACGCCGCCCAGCGACGCGGTTGGCGTGCTACAAGACATACATTGGAGCGGCGGCGCGATCGGCTACTTTCCGACCTACGCGCTGGGCAACCTGTACGCCGCCCAGTTCTTTGAACAGGCCGAGTCGGAGGTTGGTCCCTTGAACGAGCAGTTTCGGCGTGGAGAGTTTCAACCGCTGCTGGGCTGGCTGCGCCAGAAGATTCATCGCCACGGCCGGCGGGTGCGCGCGGCGGAACTAGTGCAGGAGGTCACCGGCAGGCCCTTGTCGCACGAACCGCTGTTACGGCATCTGGAGCGTAAACTGGGGCCGCTGTACGGCATGAAATAGCCGCAATTGCGGCGGTTTTTGGGTGGTGGGTCGAGTTGCTTGACACTACCACGCGACACAAGTAGAAGTGGGGCCAGTGTTTAGCCGCTTGGCGGAGGTTCATCCGCGCGACCATAGCCAGATAGTTCGCCGATGGCCAAAGAAAGCCGTCCTTCCAAAGCCCCTCGCGGCGCCGCTCGCGCGCCGAATCTGGCGCAATTGCGCAATCAGATCGACAAGCTCGATAAAGAAATCACCCGACTGGCGAACGAGCGCGCGCGGCTGGCCGTCGAAATCGGCAAGCTCAAGGAAGCCAACGGCAGGCCGTGTTACGACCCCGCTCGCGAAGAAGAAGTCATCAACCGCGCCATGGAGAATAGTCGCGGGCCCCTATCGCCGGAGTGCATCCGGGCGGTGTTTCGCGAACTGATCAGCGGATCGCGCTCTTTGGAAAAGCGGTTGCGGGTAGCCTACCTGGGACCGGAGTACACCTACAGCCATCTGGCCGCGCTCGAGCGGTTTGGCGAGTGCGTCGAGTTCAACCCGGTGGCCACCATTCCGGCCGTGTTCGAGGAAGTGAACCGCGGCCATGCCGATTTCGGCCTGGTGCCGCTGGAGAACTCGACCGATGGCCGTGTGGCCGACACGCTCGATATGTTCACGCGCTTGCCGGTGCGCATCTGCGGCGAGGTGCAACTGCGGATCCACCACAATCTGCTGGCTCGCTGCCAGCGTTCGGAAATCATCGAGGTATACAGTCGTCCGCAGGCGCTGTCGCAATGCCGCAATTGGATCGCCAAGCATCTGCCGCAGGTGCGTCCCGTGGAGGTGATGAGCACGGCCACCGCGGCGCAATTGGCGCGCGACAAGCAAGGCGCGGCGGCCATCGCCAGCGCGGCGGCGGCGGCGCACTACAGCCTGGAAGTGGTCGCCCGCAATATCGAGGACCAGTCGGGCAATCTCACGCGCTTTGCGGTGATTGGGGAGAAATCAGCCGCCCGAACCGGGCACGACATGTCGGCGGTGATGTTCGAGATCGAGCATCGGCCGGGGGCATTGGCCGACGCCATGGCGGTGTTCAAGCGCAATCGGCTGAACATGACCTGGATCGAGTCGTTTCCGATCGCGCGGCCCGAAGGGGGTTACATGTTCTTTGTCGAACTGGTGGGGCACGAGAACGACGCCCGCGTGCAACGGGCGATTGGCATGCTGGCTCGCAAGACGCTGCGGTTCGAGGTGCTGGGATCGTACCCCCGCAGCGCGCCGGTCGATTGAGCCCGCGGCGATCGGGGCCCTAGCTGATTGGGGCCATTTCTGGCTAGAATACTGGGTTTCTAGCCGTCCTGGCCCTGCCCCATAGCCCTAGGTAGTCCCGTGATCATCGTCCTCAAACCCGGCGTCGACGAGGCCGCCATTCAACATGTCGTCGAGCGCATCGAGTCGCTTGGCCTCAAGGCGCACCTCAGTCGCGGCACATATCGCACCATCATTGGGGTGATTGGCGACGAGGCCAAGTTGCAAACGGCGCCCCTGTCGGCCATCCCTGGCGTGGCGCAAGTCATGCCCGTCATGCCCCCCTTCAAACTCGCCAGCATCGAGGCGCACGGCGAGCCGAGCATTGTCGACGTGGCGGGGGTGAAGATTGGCGGCGGCTACCTGGCGATGATCTCCGGTCCCTGCGCGATCGAGAACTACGATCGGCTCGACCAGATTGCCGGGGCCATCAAGGCGGCGGGCGCCAACATCTTGCGCGGCGGCGCCTTCAAGCCCCGCACTAGCCCCTACGCGTTTCAAGGACTGGGCGAGGAAGGGCTCAAGATCTTGCGCGAGGTGGGAGACAAGCACGGCATGCCGGTGGTCACCGAGGTGATGGATCCGCGGCGCGTGGAAGTCGTGGCGCAATACGCCGACATGATTCAGATCGGCGCCCGCAACATGCAGAACTTTTCGCTGCTGACCGAGGTGGGCAAGGCGCACAAGCCGGTGCTGCTCAAGCGCGGGATGAGCGCCACGGCCAAAGACCTGCTCATGAGCGCGGAATATGTCATGTCGGAAGGGACCGCCGAAGTGGTGCTGTGCGAGCGCGGCGTGAAGAGCTTCGATACCGACACGCGCAACCTGTTCGACGTGGCCTGCGTGCCGCTCATCAAGACGTTGTCGCACCTGCCGATCATTGTTGATCCGAGCCATGCCACGGGCCGCCCCGATCTCATCCCCGCCTGTGCCTTGGCTGGGTTGGCCGCCGGCGCCGACGGTGTGCATATCGAGGTTCACAATTGCCCTGAGGAGGCGCTCTCCGATGGGCAGCAGGCGTTGCTGCCTGAGCAATATGCCGAGATTGCCAAACAGATGAGGGCCTTAGCGGGGGTGCTCGGCAAGCGCTTCGCCGAGATGGAGCCAGCGACGGCGGGGGCCCGCTGATGCGACGCAAGCTCATCGCCGGAAACTGGAAGATGCACCTGGCTCGCGAATCGGCCGTGTCGCTGGCGCGCGAAGTGGCCAAAGGGGCTGGCGGCAATGCTTCAGTCGATTTGGCCATTTGCCCGCCATTTGTCTATCTCGATGCCGTTGCCGGCGCGCTGGCCGGTACACGCGTGGGGCTTGGCGCACAAGATATGTATCACGAGCCGCAAGGCGCCTTCACTGGCGAGATCAGCGCCGCGATGCTGCTCGATCTGGGCTGCCAGTACGTCATCTTGGGACATTCGGAGCGCCGGCATGTGCTCGGCGAGACCGACCAGGCGATCAACCAAAAGACCTTGGCCGCCCTGGCCGCCGCGGTGGGCGGAAAATCGCTGACGCCGATCGTGTGCGTGGGCGAGCTATTGGCCGAGCGCGAGGCGGGCCGCACCGGCGCGGTGATTCAATCGCAGGTCGCCGGGTCGCTGGCGGGGCTGTCGCCGGCGCAAATGGAGCGGGTGATCATCGCCTACGAGCCGGTTTGGGCGATCGGCACCGGCAAGGTGGCCACGCCTGAGCAGGCCGAAGAGGTGCATAGAGACCTTCGCAAGCTTTTGGCGGAGCGATACAATGCCGCGACTGCCGGCGCCGTGCGAATTTTGTACGGCGGCAGCGTCAAGCCAGACAACGCCGGGCAGTTGATGGCCCAGCCCAATATCGACGGCGCCCTGGTGGGAGGCGCCAGCCTCAAGGCCGTCGATTTTTTGGGCATTGCCGCCGCCGCGGGCTGACCGGCAACCTCCGCGAACCGATCGTGGCTGGCCCTCGTGGCCGCACTGGAGTGAATATGGAATACGTGTTGATGACACTGCTCTTGCTGGTGGCCCTGTTCTTGATCTTGCTGGTGCTCATCCAGCGCGGTCGAGGGGGCGGGCTGGCAGGCGCGTTCGGCGGCATGGGCGGCCAAAGCGCGTTCGGCGCCAAAGCGGGCGATCTGTTCACGCGGATCACCATTGTGGTGGCCACCGTGTGGATTTTGCTCTGCGTGGTGACGATCAAGTACCTCAGTAGCTCAGGCGACATCGTGAGCGGCTTGGGGCAAACCAATCCGGCGCCACCGATTGGCGGCGGCGCGCCGGCCAGCGCTCCCAGCAGCGCGCCGGCGACAACTCCACCCGCCACTACGCCTCCGCCAGCGACCACGCCCCCGGCAGGCGAAGGCGCCGCTGCCACGCCGTCGGCTACTGAAGCGCCGGCCAGCGAACCCGCGGCGGCGACTCCCCCGGCGGCCGAGACACCCACCCCTTAATCGCGCGTTGTCGACAGCGGCTAGCGCCGCGGACTAGAGACCGCCCCGCGGATCGTCAGGAGCGAATTGCCGTGCTGTTGAGCATGACCGGTTTCGGGGAGGCTCATCACCAGCAGAATGGTCTGGCGATCGCGGTGGAAGTGCGCACGATCAATAGTCGCTATTTCAAGCTGACGGTGCGCGCCAGCGAGCCGTACACTGTCTTCGAGTCAGAGATTGAAGATCTGGTGCGGCAGCAGGTGAAGCGCGGCACGGTGCAGGTGAATTTGCGGATCGACAAACCCAAATCGGCCGACACCTACCGCATCAACGCCGACGCGCTGGCCAGCTATCGCGAACAGTTGGAGGGACTGCACGCCCGTTGGCATTTAAAAGAGGCGGTGACGCTTGAGCGGCTGTTGATCTTGCCGGGCGTGGTCGACGAGGGACGCCCCAGTCGCGACGACGTGCGCGAGGACTGGCCCCTTATTCGTCGCACGATCAACAAGGCGCTGGAGCGCTTGGCCGCGATGCGGGCCCAGGAAGGGCGCGCGATGGCCGACGACCTGCGGGCCAATTGCGGCCAGATCGCCAGCGAGTTGGCGGCCGTGACGGAGCGGGCGCCACTGGTGGTCGACGCCTATCGCGCTCGACTCGAAGATCGATTGAAGCGCGTGCTCGACGAATATCAGATCTCGCTTGATCCGGCCGACCTGATCAAGGAACTGAGCCTGTTCGCCGAGCGGAGCGACATTTCGGAAGAAACCGTGCGCTTGGCCAGCCACCTGGAGCAGGTGGATGGCATGCTCAGCTCCACCGAGAGCTCGGGCCGCAAGCTGGAGTTTTTGACGCAGGAAATGTTTCGCGAAACGAACACCATCGGCTCCAAGGCCAACGATCTGGAGATCGCCAAGCACGTGATCGAAATGAAAGCGGCGATCGAACGAATTCGTGAAATGATCCAAAACATCGAATGACCCGTCCCGCGCTCGGCGCGCCATCACGCCAGCAGTCGACCATGACCCACACCGCCCCGGGGCGCTTGATTATCATTTCCGGGCCTTCGGGGTCGGGCAAAAGCACGCTGCTCAAGCGGCTGTTCGAGGAGTGTCCGCGGCCGCTGTTGGCCAGCGTATCGGCCACGACCCGCCTGCCGCGGCCCGGCGAGGTGGATGGCGTCGACTATCATTTTCTCGGCAACGCGGAGTTCCAGCGGCGGCGGCTGGCCGGCGAGTTTTTGGAATGTTTCGAGGTCTATCAGGGGGGGCACTGGTACGGCACCCTGCGCAGCGAGGTGTGCCCTAGCCTGGCCGCGGGAAAATGGGTAGTCTTAGAGATTGACGTGCAGGGCACGCTGGCGCTGCTGAACGAATTTCCCGACGCGCTGACCATCTTCGTCGAACCTGGATCGCTGCAAGAGTTGGAACGCCGGCTCCGCGCGCGGGGCACCGAATCCGAGGCCGCCATCCAGAGCCGCCTTGAGGGCGCCCGCCGCGAAATGGCCTACGTCGACCGCTACCGCTATCGCGTCGTCAATGATCGGCTCGAACGCTGCTTGCAGGAAATCTGCGACATCCTGACCAAGACCGGAGACTGACCGTAACATGCTCGAAGATCTCAAAGAAGAAAGCATCGTCAACAAAGTGGGTGGACGCTTCAAGCTGTCGACCCTCATTCAAAAGCGCCTGGTCGCTTTGAACGCCGGCGCGCGGCCGCTGGTCGAGGCCAACACCAGCGACAAGATGCAGATCGTGATCCAGGAAATCATCCAGGACAAGATCTTCCTCGATCAAAGCTCCAATGTGCGCGTGCGCGGCGAGGAAGACGGGCCGATCGGCGGACCTCCCGAGCTCGATCTCAGCAACCTATAACATTGGCCCGCTTGGGCGGCGCGCGGCCGCTGGCCAAGCGCGCTGCCGGCAGGATGATCCATGTCGCTCGCAGGACGAGAGATCGTGGTTGGCGTGACGGGTGGCATCGCGGCCTATAAGACGGCCGCCCTGGTCAGCCAGTTGGCGCAGGCCGGCGCCGGCGTGAGCGTCATCCTCACCGAGTCGGCCGAGAGCTTCGTGGGCGCCGCCACGTTCGCCGCGCTCACCGGCCGCCCCGTGCTCACCCAGCGCTTTGACGAAGCGGCGCATCCGTTGGGCCCTCACATCGACCTGGCCGCCCGCGGCGAACTGCTGTGCGTGGCGCCGGCCACCGCGAACTTTCTGGCCAAGACCGTGGCGGGCATGGCCGACGATCTGCTCTCGACCACCGTGCTGGCGTTCACGGGGCACATCTTGATCGCGCCGGCCATGAACACGGCCATGTGGAACAAACCCGCCGTGCAGCGCAACGTGCGGCAGCTTCGCGACGACGGCTTTGTGCTGGTCGATCCCGAAGAAGGCTGGCTCAGTTGCCGGCAGCGCGGCGTGGGGCGCATGGCGGCGCCCGAGGCCATCTTGGCCGCCATCGAAAAGCAGTTGAGCCGCGTGATATAAGGTCGGCGCGATCCGCACAGGTCACTCGTGGCGCACATCCTCATCACTTCCGGTCCCACGCGGCAATATCTCGATCCGGTCCGCTACCTGACCAACGCCTCCAGCGGACGCATGGGCAAAGCGCTGGCCGAGGCGGCCTTGGCGCTGGGGCATCAGGTGACGATCGTCACCGGGCCGGTGGAAGTGAGCTATCCCGCCGGCGCCGAGGCGATTCGTATCATCTCGACCGAAGAGTTGCTCGAAACATGCCGCCGCGTCTTTCCGCTCTGCGACGGCCTGATCGGCGCCGCCGCTCCGTGCGACTACCGCCCCCACAAGGTCGCGGAGAACAAGATCAGCAAGACGGGAGAGCCGCTGCGACTGGAACTGATCGAAACGCCCGACGTGGTCGCCACGATGGCGACCAGCAAACAGCCGCGGCAATGGGTGGTGGGGTTCGCGCTGGAGACCGAGGACCAACGCTTGCGGGCCTTGGCCAAGTTGGAACGCAAGAGTTGCGACCTCATCGTGCTCAACGGGCCCGACGCGATGAACGCCCTGGACAATCAGGTGGAGATCATCGACCGCCATGGCGACGTGCTCGCAGCGATCTCTGGCGCCAAGGAGGCGGTGGCCACCGCCATCTTGCGCGTGATCGACGAGCAGTTGATCCGCGCATGACGCTGGCGGGCGGCTAGCATTTCAATCGGCGCGGCGAAACGCCTCGGTCGGCAGCGGAATATTGTTGAACTGCGCCGTCAATGCGCGCTGCGAGCGCAAGCGGGGATAGGTCACGCGCAGTCGCGCCGGTTGGCCGGCGGAGCCTTCCGCCACGCGCCGAAACGTGAGCCGCGCGCCAATCGCTTCGGCCGCCAGTTCATACGCCTCGTCGACTAGTTCCAGCGGGCGCCCGGCGGCATCGAGCAGTTCGTAACGGTTCTCATGAAACACGGCTTCTGGCGGCTCCGGCAATAACTCGTCGTAGCTGACCGCCAGGCATAGATCGACCAGTGTGTCGCTCTTGGGCTGACACTCTTCGACCGCGACTTCCATGCCGTCTGCCCGCGCCGCGGCGCCAACGCTAAGGTCGTCGATCAGCAGTTGCGCCGGATCGCCGGCGGCCATCAGTTCCCATTCGAGCAATAAGGTTTCCAGGGTTCGCGCTGGATCGCCGGGGGGCTGTAGTTTCACTTCCAGCGTGACTTGCTTGGCGCCCGTGCCGATAATCTGCCAATCGCGCGGCGTTTCCAC includes these proteins:
- the bshB1 gene encoding bacillithiol biosynthesis deacetylase BshB1, with product MLDVLVIAPHPDDAELGAAGTILQLKQDGLRVGVLDLTSGEPTPHGSLETRARETAAATKILGLDWRENLDLANRSLEADLESRRKLAGVIRRTRPRWLLAPYWVDAHPDHVAATTLIEAARFWAKLSKSDLPGEPHHPERIIYYYCVHLRIVPEPAIVIDISRHWEKKRAAIECYHSQFIAGREDARPNFIERLRDQAAFWGWSIGKEYGEPLASREPLGIASLRDLV
- the secG gene encoding preprotein translocase subunit SecG; translated protein: MEYVLMTLLLLVALFLILLVLIQRGRGGGLAGAFGGMGGQSAFGAKAGDLFTRITIVVATVWILLCVVTIKYLSSSGDIVSGLGQTNPAPPIGGGAPASAPSSAPATTPPATTPPPATTPPAGEGAAATPSATEAPASEPAAATPPAAETPTP
- the aroF gene encoding 3-deoxy-7-phosphoheptulonate synthase, which produces MIIVLKPGVDEAAIQHVVERIESLGLKAHLSRGTYRTIIGVIGDEAKLQTAPLSAIPGVAQVMPVMPPFKLASIEAHGEPSIVDVAGVKIGGGYLAMISGPCAIENYDRLDQIAGAIKAAGANILRGGAFKPRTSPYAFQGLGEEGLKILREVGDKHGMPVVTEVMDPRRVEVVAQYADMIQIGARNMQNFSLLTEVGKAHKPVLLKRGMSATAKDLLMSAEYVMSEGTAEVVLCERGVKSFDTDTRNLFDVACVPLIKTLSHLPIIVDPSHATGRPDLIPACALAGLAAGADGVHIEVHNCPEEALSDGQQALLPEQYAEIAKQMRALAGVLGKRFAEMEPATAGAR
- a CDS encoding carboxypeptidase M32; the encoded protein is MSDADRLFAEVREHARQTALLASTASVLEWDERTYMPGAAGEYRAEQIAQLAGMAHARWVDERFGDNLTRLADQLHGDRTTAIGATVAELKRQYDKKTRLPQSLVEELARTSILGQQVWSEARRDDDFAHLRPVLEKLFDLKRAEAAALGYRDSIYDPLLDEFEPGASTAEVRAVLAALRDALTPLARAIAGSGRRPDVSLLERQYPVDAQREFARAAAARVGFDFARGRLDTTAHPFCASLGPHDIRLTTRYSEREFCDAFFGTLHEAGHGLYEQGLPPDEFGLPLGEAMSLGIHESQSRLWENLVGRSRAFWEHLFPAARSAFPQTLASTSLDDFYFAINDVRPSLIRVEADEVTYNLHIFVRFELEQALLADDLRVADLPAAWNERYRDYLGLTPPSDAVGVLQDIHWSGGAIGYFPTYALGNLYAAQFFEQAESEVGPLNEQFRRGEFQPLLGWLRQKIHRHGRRVRAAELVQEVTGRPLSHEPLLRHLERKLGPLYGMK
- a CDS encoding YicC family protein, which gives rise to MTGFGEAHHQQNGLAIAVEVRTINSRYFKLTVRASEPYTVFESEIEDLVRQQVKRGTVQVNLRIDKPKSADTYRINADALASYREQLEGLHARWHLKEAVTLERLLILPGVVDEGRPSRDDVREDWPLIRRTINKALERLAAMRAQEGRAMADDLRANCGQIASELAAVTERAPLVVDAYRARLEDRLKRVLDEYQISLDPADLIKELSLFAERSDISEETVRLASHLEQVDGMLSSTESSGRKLEFLTQEMFRETNTIGSKANDLEIAKHVIEMKAAIERIREMIQNIE
- a CDS encoding MMPL family transporter, which codes for MSQSEDSYLSRPFALITRIVIQYPVTTTALAILLAIGALAYTAEALSYKTSRLDLLNPNSDYNRLWIEYIQEFGEDDDAVVVVEGGSRDDVIPVLEEVSQALAREDQLFNAVLHEVNLSSIRSKGLHYLSAEELQGVKGFLTGLGPIVEGGHDANWSPLNLGFMTRGLAAQLQAEPRASADRPTQSEVQLERLSTSLLGVLSQRSRYQSPWPQMPASFATLSELNTEYLLTNEGRLGFVLLRMARNQDSFTGASEATDTLRQLIARSQARHPEVKIGLTGLPIMEDDEMRSSQSSMFWASVLSFIGVGLLFIAGFGGLRHALLANLVLLIGMAWSFGYVTLVVGHLNILSVSFTVTLIGIGIDYGIHYIARYMQLREHMRNAGDALVATSRTISPAILTGAVATAISFFAAGSTSFTGVAELGIIAGGGILLCAVAQLVVLPATVQLIDRTSWGRSMPQPLPVHSWIEPLMRAPRALCLVTSLATVFVSAGMTRLWYDSNLLNMQPEGLESVELERKLLAETNQSVWYALSMADSREELLARKAQFLKMPSVERTEEIVSMLPADHAEKKPIIAEIGEKLSNLPERPPVIMVDRPDELGRIFGGIQDQLVRAGRSAVTARNIEQIRDILRRMPVADCYRAVYQFQQHMAGDLLTRLYALRSMANPEPPKLDDLPPSLVHRFVGQHGRYLLKIYGRGNIWDMEALGRFVHDVRKVDPRVTGNPLQAYEASLEMKQSYQMAALYAGVIIVTLLAFDFRSLKYACLAATPLLVGLFQMFGLLGWLDIPLNPANLIALPLILGIGVDYGVHIVHDYREQRGPYRMSPSTAVAVLVDSLTTIVGYGALMIASHKGLQSLGRVLSIGVTCCLFTSIIMLPALLRWMTRHRSEVDDDAELNDADRHLLRPYRRVDGAHPPGYQPHTPVRTPQPLPEVRVA
- the pheA gene encoding prephenate dehydratase, with translation MAKESRPSKAPRGAARAPNLAQLRNQIDKLDKEITRLANERARLAVEIGKLKEANGRPCYDPAREEEVINRAMENSRGPLSPECIRAVFRELISGSRSLEKRLRVAYLGPEYTYSHLAALERFGECVEFNPVATIPAVFEEVNRGHADFGLVPLENSTDGRVADTLDMFTRLPVRICGEVQLRIHHNLLARCQRSEIIEVYSRPQALSQCRNWIAKHLPQVRPVEVMSTATAAQLARDKQGAAAIASAAAAAHYSLEVVARNIEDQSGNLTRFAVIGEKSAARTGHDMSAVMFEIEHRPGALADAMAVFKRNRLNMTWIESFPIARPEGGYMFFVELVGHENDARVQRAIGMLARKTLRFEVLGSYPRSAPVD
- the tpiA gene encoding triose-phosphate isomerase, which encodes MMRRKLIAGNWKMHLARESAVSLAREVAKGAGGNASVDLAICPPFVYLDAVAGALAGTRVGLGAQDMYHEPQGAFTGEISAAMLLDLGCQYVILGHSERRHVLGETDQAINQKTLAALAAAVGGKSLTPIVCVGELLAEREAGRTGAVIQSQVAGSLAGLSPAQMERVIIAYEPVWAIGTGKVATPEQAEEVHRDLRKLLAERYNAATAGAVRILYGGSVKPDNAGQLMAQPNIDGALVGGASLKAVDFLGIAAAAG